The Chryseobacterium sp. 52 genome includes a region encoding these proteins:
- a CDS encoding DUF4013 domain-containing protein, whose amino-acid sequence MMQFYKKREFGAFISDSFNFFKLYGKNYFKNYILINGLLLILAIAVIIFGFREIFGQLVGSNISGESYYFERYFSDNAGMLIVAGLLVFVLLTLLGIVNYLYPVFYMKRIAEGAQKVKTDEILGDFKTNAGRIFKMCLGMLLIVLPLTMIVLGFSYLLLLIIIGFFLILLVYPTAFNVSAFLMYDYFNTKRGFIESLSYAIRAQFSYPNGNEKSPYWKYWGASIIMFIMMYMITSVFTLVPMIFMYGSILTSAPDGNFEENPFTGAMGIIFFLFYGVSILASLILSNLMYINAGLMYYDSRTDLHQKVELEEIETIGSNE is encoded by the coding sequence ATGATGCAGTTTTATAAAAAAAGAGAATTTGGGGCTTTCATTAGTGACAGCTTTAATTTTTTCAAACTTTACGGAAAAAATTATTTTAAAAATTATATCCTGATCAACGGGCTGCTGTTAATTTTAGCAATCGCGGTCATCATTTTTGGATTTAGAGAAATTTTCGGGCAGCTTGTCGGTTCCAATATCAGTGGAGAAAGTTATTATTTTGAAAGATATTTTTCAGATAATGCGGGAATGCTGATTGTGGCAGGATTGCTGGTCTTTGTGCTTCTTACCCTTCTGGGGATTGTCAATTACCTGTATCCTGTTTTTTATATGAAACGGATTGCTGAAGGAGCTCAGAAGGTAAAAACAGATGAGATCCTGGGGGATTTTAAAACCAATGCAGGAAGGATCTTTAAAATGTGCCTTGGAATGCTGTTGATTGTCCTTCCTCTGACGATGATTGTCCTTGGATTTTCATATCTGCTGTTGTTGATTATTATCGGGTTTTTCCTGATTCTGCTTGTATATCCTACAGCATTCAATGTTTCTGCATTTTTGATGTACGATTATTTTAATACCAAAAGAGGATTTATAGAAAGTCTGAGTTACGCTATAAGAGCTCAGTTTTCCTATCCGAATGGAAATGAAAAATCTCCGTACTGGAAATATTGGGGAGCATCGATCATTATGTTCATCATGATGTACATGATTACGTCTGTATTTACACTCGTTCCCATGATATTCATGTACGGATCTATTCTTACCTCTGCTCCGGACGGAAATTTTGAAGAGAATCCGTTTACGGGAGCGATGGGGATTATTTTCTTTCTATTTTATGGAGTTTCTATATTGGCATCATTAATCCTTTCCAATCTTATGTATATCAATGCAGGGCTGATGTATTACGACAGCCGTACAGATCTTCACCAGAAAGTTGAACTTGAAGAAATAGAAACGATCGGAAGTAATGAATAG
- a CDS encoding DUF4129 domain-containing protein, with translation MNRFLVFLLIFFSICPVYAQDDDGAAPVEDYITDSLGTTGHYRNMLRADSVLIRKPVSENTVYPKTFKENISSRYKGNEFDYSVSKPRESFFQKLMRKIDKILNSIFGETVFTNSAKFTTVLIRLFAIVLVGFLLYFIIRYLMGKDGNFFFGKKNKKLDINAEELHENIHEINFPESIATFERKGDYRSAVRYQFLFILKKLSDKKQISWNPEKTNKDYAAELKDGQLKNEFAGLSYIFDYVWYGEFNIDEQSYLKFKNQYQAFKP, from the coding sequence ATGAATAGATTCCTTGTATTTCTGCTGATTTTTTTCTCCATATGTCCTGTGTATGCACAGGATGACGATGGTGCTGCTCCGGTAGAAGATTATATTACAGACTCACTGGGAACTACGGGACATTACAGAAATATGCTCCGTGCAGATTCTGTGCTGATCAGAAAACCGGTTTCAGAAAATACAGTCTATCCAAAAACATTCAAAGAAAATATTTCATCAAGATATAAAGGAAATGAATTTGATTATTCAGTTTCCAAACCCAGAGAATCATTTTTCCAGAAACTGATGCGGAAAATAGATAAGATTCTGAACAGCATTTTTGGAGAAACCGTATTTACAAATTCCGCAAAATTTACGACAGTTCTTATCCGTCTTTTTGCTATTGTTCTCGTAGGTTTTCTCCTTTATTTTATCATTAGATATTTAATGGGTAAAGATGGAAATTTCTTCTTCGGCAAAAAGAATAAAAAATTAGATATCAATGCAGAAGAACTTCATGAAAACATCCATGAGATCAACTTTCCTGAAAGCATTGCTACATTTGAAAGAAAAGGAGATTACCGTTCGGCAGTCCGCTATCAGTTCCTATTTATTCTGAAAAAACTGAGTGATAAAAAACAGATCAGCTGGAATCCTGAAAAAACGAATAAAGATTATGCTGCTGAACTCAAAGACGGACAACTGAAAAATGAATTTGCCGGTCTTTCCTATATTTTCGATTATGTCTGGTACGGTGAATTCAACATCGATGAGCAGAGTTATCTGAAATTTAAAAACCAATATCAGGCATTTAAACCGTAA